In Papio anubis isolate 15944 chromosome 20, Panubis1.0, whole genome shotgun sequence, a single window of DNA contains:
- the LOC100997559 gene encoding transcription factor Spi-B isoform X4: MLALEAAQLDGPHFSCLYPDGVFYDLDSCKHSSYPDSEGAPDSLWDWTVAPPVPAAPYEAFDPAAAAFSHSQAAQLCYGPPTYSPAGNLELAPSLEAPGPGLPAYPTEDFTSQTLVSPAYAPYPSPVLSEEEDLPLDSPALEVSDSESDEALVAGPEGKGSEGPARSCACTSSCWGC, encoded by the exons ATGCTCGCCCTGGAGGCTGCACA GCTCGACGGGCCACACTTCAGCTGTCTG TACCCAGATGGCGTCTTCTATGACCTGGACAGCTGCAAGCATTCCAGCTACCCTGACTCAGAGGGGGCTCCTG actcCCTATGGGACTGGACTGTGGCCCCACCTGTCCCAGCCGCCCCCTATGAAGCCTTTGACCCAGCAGCAGCCGCTTTTAGCCACTCCCAGGCTGCCCAGCTCTGCTATGGACCCCCCACCTACAGCCCTGCAGGGAACCTCGAACTGGCCCCCAGCCTGGAGGCCCCAGGGCCTGGCCTCCCTGCATACCCCACGGAGGACTTCACCAGCCAG ACCCTGGTTTCCCCGGCATATGCCCCGTACCCCAGCCCCGTGCTATCAGAGGAGGAAGACTTACCGTTGGACAGCCCTGCCCTGGAGGTCTCGGACAGCGAGTCGGATGAGGCCCTCGTGGCTGGCCCCGAGGGGAAGGGATCCGAG GGACCCGCAAGAAGCTGCGCCTGTACCAGTTCCTGCTGGGGCTGCTGA
- the LOC100997559 gene encoding transcription factor Spi-B isoform X3 translates to MLALEAAQLDGPHFSCLYPDGVFYDLDSCKHSSYPDSEGAPDSLWDWTVAPPVPAAPYEAFDPAAAAFSHSQAAQLCYGPPTYSPAGNLELAPSLEAPGPGLPAYPTEDFTSQTLVSPAYAPYPSPVLSEEEDLPLDSPALEVSDSESDEALVAGPEGKGSEAGTRKKLRLYQFLLGLLMRGDMRECVWWVEQGAGVFQFSSKHKELLARRWGQQKGNRKRMTYQKLARALRNYAKTGEIRKVKRKLTYQFDSALLPAARRA, encoded by the exons ATGCTCGCCCTGGAGGCTGCACA GCTCGACGGGCCACACTTCAGCTGTCTG TACCCAGATGGCGTCTTCTATGACCTGGACAGCTGCAAGCATTCCAGCTACCCTGACTCAGAGGGGGCTCCTG actcCCTATGGGACTGGACTGTGGCCCCACCTGTCCCAGCCGCCCCCTATGAAGCCTTTGACCCAGCAGCAGCCGCTTTTAGCCACTCCCAGGCTGCCCAGCTCTGCTATGGACCCCCCACCTACAGCCCTGCAGGGAACCTCGAACTGGCCCCCAGCCTGGAGGCCCCAGGGCCTGGCCTCCCTGCATACCCCACGGAGGACTTCACCAGCCAG ACCCTGGTTTCCCCGGCATATGCCCCGTACCCCAGCCCCGTGCTATCAGAGGAGGAAGACTTACCGTTGGACAGCCCTGCCCTGGAGGTCTCGGACAGCGAGTCGGATGAGGCCCTCGTGGCTGGCCCCGAGGGGAAGGGATCCGAGGCAG GGACCCGCAAGAAGCTGCGCCTGTACCAGTTCCTGCTGGGGCTGCTGATGCGCGGGGACATGCGTGAGTGCGTGTGGTGGGTGGAGCAGGGCGCCGGCGTCTTCCAGTTCTCCTCCAAGCACAAGGAGCTCCTGGCGCGCCGCTGGGGCCAGCAGAAGGGGAACCGCAAGCGCATGACCTACCAGAAGCTGGCGCGCGCCCTCCGAAACTACGCCAAGACCGGGGAGATCCGCAAGGTCAAGCGCAAGCTCACCTACCAGTTCGATAGCGCGCTGCTTCCTGCAGCCCGCCGGGCCTGA